AGTTAATAATAATCAAAGTAACTTTGTGCTACTACAGCTGAAGCATGCTAATGATTCAGATGCTGCAATGAGTCATGAGGACACAGTTGCCTACAACATTGTTCCTTTTGATGCTCCTGTCACGGCAAATGCCACGACGGCTTTCTGTGAGGTGCAAGCCGCAGTTACAGCGTTGAAGTATTTTCCAGGCCTGCCAAAATTGCCTGCTGAGTTCCCCCTTCCTGCAACAAGGAATGCTGATATGCTTGATTTTCTTCACTATATATTTGGGTTTCAGGTTTGTCTATTTGAGAAGCTTTCTTTATTAGGAAATCATCTTTCACATATTGTGTGTTTATGTTCTACTTATGGCCTCAGAGAGACAGCGTCTCCAATCAGCGTGAACATataattcttcttctttctaatGAGCAATCCCGCCTTAATATTCCTGGAGAAACAGAACATGTAAGTACCAAAGGTTTTGATTTTTCACATGATTAATTTCACAGAAGTTTTTGGATAAGAAGTAGATTATTCATGATTTTGCGGTGAGTTACATTTTAAGATCTAATGAGTAACTTTTTTTCTCTTATGCTCTTTCTCAGAAACTTGATGATGCTGCAGTGAGTAATGTGTTTTTGAAGTCCCTAGACAACTACATTAAGTGGTGTGATTACCTGTGCATTCAACCTTCATGGAGAAAGTAAATAATCTCATCTTCCTTGTCCTTTCCTGCTACAAACTCTTGCATGCTCACTCCGATTTTTTTGTAAGATGCAGTTTAGAGGCTATAAGTGGAGAAAAGAAACTGCTATACCTCTCTTTGTATTTCCTGATTTGGGGTGAAGCTGCCAACATACGGTTCCTTCCGGAATGTTTGTGCTACATATTCCACCATGTAAGTTTTGATATGTATGCAGAATCTCCTAATGTTCTGAATTGCTACTGGTTCTATGGTAAGTTTACTAACATATGTTGTTCATTTGATATTATGTGCTCATGctgaatatttgttttgtagATGGTAAGAGAAATGGATGAGATCTTACGCCAGCAGGTTGCTCGTCCAGCTGAGAGTTGTAGACCAGTCGATAGTTGTGGCTCTGAGGATGATGTATCATTCCTTGATCATGTTATTTCTCCACTGTATGAAGTTGTATCAGCGGTATGCTCTCTGAAGTCTTCTTTTCACCGCCTTTAGAGAGTCTCCTTTGATCCCACATAATGGTGCTTTTTAATAGAGAACATACATCATGGAATGTAGCAAGACAATGTTTGCTAGATTAGGAAAATGATTGGGATATATAGTCATTTACTACTGATTTTAGTTGGGTAATGCATGTAACTCTTTGTTTCAATGAACTTGTAACCAGTGTgcaattttgttttattgtgtTATTTGAGAGGGGCTATTACATTTTCTGGTATTCCTTAAAGATGTGATATATGTTTCATTGCAGTATAGTTTGTAATTATAATCAAATAGTAGTTGGTTTTCTAGTAAAAAATGTCCTGTTGTATcatgtttgaatatttatttttaagacagtgttggtttgatttaatAGTCATGCTATAACATGggctattataaaaatgttggTCCGTGCAGGAAGCTTTTAACAATGGCAATGGCCGAGTACCTCATTCAGCTTGGAGAAACTATGATGACTTCAATGAGTacttttggtaaatttttaacATCTTTGTCTGCTGAGTTAATTAATTTCCTTCTCTGTTGGCTAACGTGTTTGATTTTTCTAGGTCGCTTCAATCCTTCGAGCTTGGTTGGCCGTGGCGAACCAGTtcatctttttttcaaaaacctaGACCTAGAGCAAAGGTTTGTGTTAGAGGTTATTGTAGTAGTGCTTGTGGTTTTGTTCTTCGGTGAGATGACCATCATCTGATGTCATTGTAGTTCGAGCTTAAACCCGGTAGAGAAAAACATCGAGGAAAGACTTCCTTCGTTGAGCACCGAACGTTTTTGCATCTCTACCACAGCTTCCATCGGCTATGGATATTCCTCGCTATGACGTTTCAGGTTTGTTGTATGTCTACAAAATGCTCTCCTGCTAGTACCACACTCTTAGCAGGCTTCTTTACAGGCACTGGCCATAGTTGCGTTCAATGAAAAAAGCCTTGCTTCCAGGAAGACTTTGCGTGAGATTCTCAGCCTGGGACCGACTTATGTTGTGATGAAGTTTTCCAAGAGTGAGTCTTAAAACctcataataatttattttaattttgagtaATATTATGTTTGAGTGAAGACAAAAGCATATGCTTAATTAATGTTATAGGTGTTCTGGATGTCTTCATGATGTATGGTGCTTATTCTACTACAAGACGTCTGGCTGTTTATCGCATGTTTCTCCGTCTCATTTGGTTTGGTCTTGCGTCTGTCTTCATATCTTTCCTCTATGTGTATGTGAAACTTCTTATGGCACTTTTCACTTTTTTTGGGGGGTTAGTTTTTTGCATTCCATTGTGTGATAGTTGGTTGTGTGTGCAGGAGAGCACTTCAAGAAGATAGCAAACCAAATTCTGATTCAGTCGTGTTCACGCTTTATGTGATTGTCATAGCCATCTACGGTGGTGTTCAGTTCTTTTTTGGTGTCCTGATGCGCATCCCAGCTTGTCACAACATTGCTAATAAATGTGATGGGTGGACTGTGGTTCGATTCTTTAAGTGGATGTGGCGCCAGGTTTCTCTTTCGTTCATGGTTAATATTTGGATCATCTGGTAATAATCTCTGATGCTTACTTACTTGATTGTATTTTCAGGAGAGACACTATGTTGGCCGTGGCATGTATGAAAAGACATCTGATTTTATAAAGTAGTCTCTTCaccttaattattttagttatctGTATACTGGTGACTTCAAATGTTGGTCTAGGTATGTACTACTAACCCATTCGTATGACGCAGGTACTTGCTGTTTTGGCTTGTTGTTCTGTCTGCAAAGTTCTCGTTTGCGTACTTTCTTCAGGTTGGTTCTTTTGGCGGGAAGCATAATTTGTAACGATATGTTTGATAGTTGTACTAAAGATTGTGGTTACATGTGACATATATAAATGTTACATCATAAAATACTACTAATATTTCTCTTGCTGGTGAATTTGCAGATAGAGCCGCTCGTTAGTCCAACAAGGATGATAGTGAAACATGGTAATATTCCTTATTACTGGCATGATTTTGTGTCAAGAAGTTATAAGTATGAAATAGGTCCCTCAGGATATGTTATTAGCTCTACTATTATAGGTTTCTTGCTGATACATGTACTGATGATAATCTCAAATATTTCATTCTTTCTATGATATTTCTTTATCTGGATGCAGGAAACTATAATGCTCTGACTGTTGCCAGTTTATGGGCTCCTGTTGCCTCTGTAAGTTCAATAGTCTTTTACATAAAGGGTTGACACTTGTTTTGCTGGAAGAAATCACTGAATCAAGAAGTAGTTGTTTCTAGAGAATCACTTCAGTTTTGGGTtgattttgttattaaaaaaatattttaccaaTTTTGGTGAAATTTATTAGGATGAATGTTTTCacagattaatttttatttcattgtaCTGTAACTTTATCTTTCATATAATGCAGATATACCTGTTAGACATCCATATATTCTACACCCTTGTTTCTgcttttttgggtttctttctCGGTGTGAGAGATCGTTTGGGAAAGGTAAGTGTGGTTacacttttcttttgtcttagaAATGTCAAAATcaagatattttataaatgttcaTACACTGTCTTTAAGAAGTTAGGGTCCTTACGTTGCGTTGCCATTTTCACAGATAAGATCTTTGGAAGAAATTCACAAGCAATTTAAGAAGTTTCCAGGGGCCTTTATGAGGGCTCTTCATGTCCCTATAACCAATCGGTTATGTTCCTTTccatttttttgtcattttaccTGCACATCTCACTTTATATTTGTTAACTATTATTAACATTTTTCTCGTCTTCATTACCTTTCGACTATAATCTAAATTATGTGCAGGTCTTGGGATCCTTCTCATGAGGTAGTGATGCTGCTTCCCTCTCTGTTTTACATTTTTGCAGTACTATGttagtttcttcttctcatATTTGCATGTGTTTATCAATTCAAAGGTTGTGGATAAGAAGAACAGAGTAGAGGCAGCTCACTTTGCTCCATTTTGGAACCAAATAATAAAATGTCTACGAGAGGAAGACTACATCACTGATTTGTAAGTGCTTTAACTAAGCTGTTGTGTCTCATGATTTCTCTTAGCTTCAGCTTTCTTTATAGTTTCATCATTGTTACCAATTTTTCTCATATGAAACCATTTCCCTAGTGAGATGGACTTGCTCCTGATGCCCAAGAATTATGGAAGTAGACTGGTTCAGTggcctctctttcttctttccaGCAAGGTGAGTTTTGTTCCCCTCTTCTGTATTAAAGCTCAATGTTTTAGTGTGGCTATCTGCTTCTATAGGTGGACATTAGTTTCATATTATCTACTGTAGATATTATTGGCCACAGAGATTGCTGCTGAGAGTAAGTCACAAGAGGAGATTGTGAAGAGGATCGAAAAGGATGTCTATATGAAGTATGCTGTTGAGGAAGTCTATTACAGCCTTGAACGTGTCCTAATAACAACGCTGGAAGCCGAGGGGAAGATTTGGTAATGGGTTTTGTCAGCCCTAAGATGACTTTGCTGGATAAGTGATGATATTTATTGTGAATATTATTTTGTAGGGTGGACAGAATCTTCAGAGACATCCGGACCAGCATAACTATGAGAACTATACATCTTGATTTTACGTTGAAGAAACTCTCCCTTGTTATCACGAGAGTGACTGCACTCTTAGGGGTCCTGGTATTCACATTACCATGCTTATTATTATGTCTTTGTCAGAAAGTGTAACCggttcttaattattattattatagtaGTAGTACTAATCTTCAAAATATTGTACTTTCCATTGTTATATTAGTACTGatcttcatatttttcttttcttggacagaaagaaaatgaaacacCGGAGAATGCAGCAGCGGTTACCAAAGCACTTCAAGATCTCTACGATGTTATGCGGCTTGACATATTAGCTGTTGATATAAGGTACATACAAACTCGATGATTTGGCAACAATCCTATCaagcttttcttttctttgcttCCAAAAATATGTTGCTTGGTGCAGGGGTCACTATGACACGTGGAACTTGTTAACGCGAGCATCGAATGAAGGTCGGCTGTTTACAAAGTTGAACTGGCCTAAAGATCCAGAAATGGTACAGTGATAATATTCATTGTCAAAGGCTATAACTGCACCGATTCAGTCGTTTACTTCTTTGTGGTTTACAGAAAGCTCTCGTCAAAAGATTGTACTCTCTACTTACCATCAAAGACTCTACAGCGCCGCATGTTCCTAGAAATCTTGAGGCCAGACGCAGACTTCAATTCTTCACCAATTCTCTTTTCATGGATGTGCCACAACCAAAGCCTGTCCACCAGATGTTATCCTTCAGGTATTTCATGTTCCACATTTCCATCATTTTTTCCAAATAACCTCTTACTATAtcttccctttaaactttttttttcagtgTCTTCACTCCATATTGTTCTGAGGTTGTGCTGTATAGCATGGCTGAACTCACTAAGAGAAATGAGGATGGGATATCAATCTTGTTTTACCTTCAGAAAATATATCCAGGTGTGACATTTGCCTagctttttttatgtttcttacTGTTAAGTTGATTCTGccttaaattttgtaattacCATCATAGATTGATGCCTAATATATTctcaataaatatatttttgatgtttgaataaaaattagatcaaaaactagttttcattaaaatttgataatgtTGCAGATGAGTGGAAAAATTTTCTCGCACGAATAGGAAAAGATGAAAATGCGTTAGAAGGTGATCTACATAATGAGAGAGACATACTTGAACTTCGATTTTGGGCTTCGTACCGTGGACAAACGTTAGCTAGAACAGGTAGGTAAAACAAATCGctgcattttttttctttcttgggGATAACTGTTTCACTTCAAGATCTGATAGCTTATGTGTGTTATCTGGCAATATTATATCTGCAGTTCGAGGGATGATGTATTATAGGAAAGCTCTCATGCTTCAGTCTTATCTGGAAAGAAAAGCTGGAAAAGGTAAGATCAGGCTAAGTGCTTTCTATAGACATATATCATTTTTGGTCAAGCTTTTATTCTCAAGGGATATCTCATCACCAGTTACAGACGAGGAATCCACACTTTATGTTAATGACCCAACGGATGCTGAAGGATTTGAGTTATCTCCTGAAGCAAGGGCCCAAGCAGATCTAAAGTTTACATATGTTGTCACATGCCAAATGTATGGAAGACAGAAAGAAGATCAAAAACCTGAAGCTGCTGACATTGCACTGCTGATGCAAAGGTAATAATTAGACACCTTTTTCTGGTTTTCTATACCTGAAAGTCTAGAGCTTCTGCCTGTCATTGTGTTATTACAAAGCTGATCTGTTTCATTTCTTTTGTCAGAAATGAAGCCCTTCGCATTTCCTATATCGATGTTGTTGATACTCTTAAAGAGGGTAAATCTCATAAAGAATATTATTCAAAACTTGTGAAGGCCGACATCGATGGAAAGGATAAGGTAGACCGTGATCATCTGTGAAGTTGATATATCGGTGTTTTAACTAGTTTATAATCTATGTTTTGAATCTTTCATCGAGTCAAAGTATGTGATTTAGAAAAacttttgactcgataaaagaCTCAAAACATAAGTTATAAACTAGTAAAAACACCAATACAGTATATCAGAAGTACAAAACTAGTGTTCTTGTTTCCTAATGTTCAAAAGATGTAAATATGCTTTAAGTTCAAAACATGTAAAAATGCTATAAGTGGTTTTATTCTGGCTATGCAGGAAATTTACTCCATAAGATTGCCTGGGGACCCGAAACTTGGTCAAGGCAAAGCTGAGAATCTAAACCATGCCATTGTGTTTACTCGCGGAAATGCAGTCCAGACTATTGATATGAATCAAGTTAGTATGCATCCATTTTTGTTTTAAGTACCTTCTTTCAAGATCTTCTATGCTTTTGTTATAGTTAAGTTTTCTGGAAGTTTATATAACATAAGATTTGTAAagagtatattgagttacagTTTGAAGTTGGACATCTCATCACATTGTGAATGCACCTGAATCTTCTATCATGGTTACATGCCTGCTTTACATTCTTTTCTTGCTAGCTAAATGCATCTTCAACCTTTATTTGTTAGGATAATTACTTTGAAGAAGCCTTGAAGATgagaaatattttggaagaattCGATCGGGACCATGGTATTAGACCACCTACCATTCTTGGAGTTCGGGAACATGTATTTACTGGAAGGTGTGAACACCAGACAATcgtatatctttttttttcttattttaatatacTTCATGTTACATAACTGTGTTATGATGGATGCAGTGTCTCCTCCTTGGCCTCTTTCATGTCCAGTCAAGAAACTAGCTTTGTAACTCTTGGCCAACGAGTATTAGCCAAACCCTTGAAGTAAGCTACTACCTACCACCAATAAGTTTACCTTTCCTTGAATTAAACTCATATGGAGTGCTTATGTGTACTCTAGGATCCGCATGCATTATGGTCATTCAGATGTCTTTGACAGAGTTTTTCATATTACTCGTGGTGGTATTAGCAAGGCCTCTCGGGTCATCAATGCTAGTGAAGATATCTTTGCTGGTAAAAACCGATTCGTTAACTGACAAGAACATATAAAAATGGTTAAAAAGTTAATGTGGAGCCATTTTGATGCTATGATTTTTCAGGTTTTAACTCAATTCTACGTCAAGGGAATATTACTCATCATGAGTATATTCAGGTCTGCACTTTAAACtctttacaattaaaaaaaaaatgaaccgtatatatatacatatgtactaattttatttataggtGGGCAAGGGGAGAGATGTGGGGCTCAACCAAATAGCTCTGTTTGAAGGGAAGGTTGCTGGTGGTAATGGTGAACAGGTTCTTAGTAGAGATGTATACAGACTTGGCCAGCTTCTTGATTTCTTTAGAATGATGTCATTCTACTTCACAACAGTTGGCTTCTATTTCTGTACAATGGTATGTCCGTCCTCTTGTAACTGGAGCTGTTACTGAAGTTTAATACTGATGATTAGACATTTTACATGGTCTCTTGCAGTTGACGGTGCTTACTCTGTATATTTTCTTGTATGGGAAGGCATACCTGGTAAGCATGGTTACCTATTCTGGTTAAGATGCTGGGTGAAGGT
The Brassica napus cultivar Da-Ae chromosome A1, Da-Ae, whole genome shotgun sequence DNA segment above includes these coding regions:
- the LOC106389707 gene encoding callose synthase 9-like isoform X3 yields the protein MSDTTLVKMSQVEALWERLVNAALRRDRTGEAGGGGGGCPGEGRDIDDILRAADELQANDPVIARILCEHAYSLEQKLDPNSESVSVLQFRTGLMSVIKQRDEKREVETINRSQDINRLQGFYQRYREKNNVDTLKEEEKQLCESGAFTDELEQKTVERKRVFANLKVLEHVLEQVSKEIFEELKHANDSDAAMSHEDTVAYNIVPFDAPVTANATTAFCEVQAAVTALKYFPGLPKLPAEFPLPATRNADMLDFLHYIFGFQRDSVSNQREHIILLLSNEQSRLNIPGETEHKLDDAAVSNVFLKSLDNYIKWCDYLCIQPSWRKCSLEAISGEKKLLYLSLYFLIWGEAANIRFLPECLCYIFHHMVREMDEILRQQVARPAESCRPVDSCGSEDDVSFLDHVISPLYEVVSAEAFNNGNGRVPHSAWRNYDDFNEYFWSLQSFELGWPWRTSSSFFQKPRPRAKFELKPGREKHRGKTSFVEHRTFLHLYHSFHRLWIFLAMTFQALAIVAFNEKSLASRKTLREILSLGPTYVVMKFSKSVLDVFMMYGAYSTTRRLAVYRMFLRLIWFGLASVFISFLYVRALQEDSKPNSDSVVFTLYVIVIAIYGGVQFFFGVLMRIPACHNIANKCDGWTVVRFFKWMWRQERHYVGRGMYEKTSDFIKYLLFWLVVLSAKFSFAYFLQIEPLVSPTRMIVKHGNYNALTVASLWAPVASIYLLDIHIFYTLVSAFLGFFLGVRDRLGKIRSLEEIHKQFKKFPGAFMRALHVPITNRSWDPSHEVVDKKNRVEAAHFAPFWNQIIKCLREEDYITDFEMDLLLMPKNYGSRLVQWPLFLLSSKILLATEIAAESKSQEEIVKRIEKDVYMKYAVEEVYYSLERVLITTLEAEGKIWVDRIFRDIRTSITMRTIHLDFTLKKLSLVITRVTALLGVLKENETPENAAAVTKALQDLYDVMRLDILAVDIRGHYDTWNLLTRASNEGRLFTKLNWPKDPEMKALVKRLYSLLTIKDSTAPHVPRNLEARRRLQFFTNSLFMDVPQPKPVHQMLSFSVFTPYCSEVVLYSMAELTKRNEDGISILFYLQKIYPDEWKNFLARIGKDENALEGDLHNERDILELRFWASYRGQTLARTVRGMMYYRKALMLQSYLERKAGKDEESTLYVNDPTDAEGFELSPEARAQADLKFTYVVTCQMYGRQKEDQKPEAADIALLMQRNEALRISYIDVVDTLKEGKSHKEYYSKLVKADIDGKDKEIYSIRLPGDPKLGQGKAENLNHAIVFTRGNAVQTIDMNQDNYFEEALKMRNILEEFDRDHGIRPPTILGVREHVFTGSVSSLASFMSSQETSFVTLGQRVLAKPLKIRMHYGHSDVFDRVFHITRGGISKASRVINASEDIFAGFNSILRQGNITHHEYIQVGKGRDVGLNQIALFEGKVAGGNGEQVLSRDVYRLGQLLDFFRMMSFYFTTVGFYFCTMLTVLTLYIFLYGKAYLAFSRVGATIRERAILVNNTALSAALSAQFLFQIGVFTAVPMILGFILEQGFLQAIVSFTAMQFQLCTVFFTFSIGTRAHYFGRTLLHGGASVCQQYKTTGRGFVVKHIKFSENYRLYSRSHFVKGMEVILLLVVYLACGNDEAGSVSYILLTVSSCFLAFSWLFAPYLFNLSGFERQKVVEDFKEWTKWLFHRGGGIGVEGAESWEAWWEDELSHIGTLSGRLVETILSLRFFIFQYGVVYKLNVHGSDTSFAVYGWSWAAFAVILVIFKVFAFIQKISVSFRLVRRFIQGLALLVSLAGIIVAVVLTELSVTDIFACVLAFLPTGWGVLSIACAWKPTIKRIGMWESVRSLARLYDAGMGMLIFLPVALFSLFPFVSTFRHV
- the LOC106389707 gene encoding callose synthase 9-like isoform X1, translating into MSDTTLVKMSQVEALWERLVNAALRRDRTGEAGGGGGGCPGEGRDIDDILRAADELQANDPVIARILCEHAYSLEQKLDPNSESVSVLQFRTGLMSVIKQRDEKREVETINRSQDINRLQGFYQRYREKNNVDTLKEEEKQLCESGAFTDELEQKTVERKRVFANLKVLEHVLEQVSKEIFEELKHANDSDAAMSHEDTVAYNIVPFDAPVTANATTAFCEVQAAVTALKYFPGLPKLPAEFPLPATRNADMLDFLHYIFGFQRDSVSNQREHIILLLSNEQSRLNIPGETEHKLDDAAVSNVFLKSLDNYIKWCDYLCIQPSWRKCSLEAISGEKKLLYLSLYFLIWGEAANIRFLPECLCYIFHHMVREMDEILRQQVARPAESCRPVDSCGSEDDVSFLDHVISPLYEVVSAEAFNNGNGRVPHSAWRNYDDFNEYFWSLQSFELGWPWRTSSSFFQKPRPRAKFELKPGREKHRGKTSFVEHRTFLHLYHSFHRLWIFLAMTFQALAIVAFNEKSLASRKTLREILSLGPTYVVMKFSKSVLDVFMMYGAYSTTRRLAVYRMFLRLIWFGLASVFISFLYVRALQEDSKPNSDSVVFTLYVIVIAIYGGVQFFFGVLMRIPACHNIANKCDGWTVVRFFKWMWRQERHYVGRGMYEKTSDFIKYLLFWLVVLSAKFSFAYFLQIEPLVSPTRMIVKHGNYNALTVASLWAPVASIYLLDIHIFYTLVSAFLGFFLGVRDRLGKIRSLEEIHKQFKKFPGAFMRALHVPITNRSWDPSHEVVDKKNRVEAAHFAPFWNQIIKCLREEDYITDFEMDLLLMPKNYGSRLVQWPLFLLSSKILLATEIAAESKSQEEIVKRIEKDVYMKYAVEEVYYSLERVLITTLEAEGKIWVDRIFRDIRTSITMRTIHLDFTLKKLSLVITRVTALLGVLKENETPENAAAVTKALQDLYDVMRLDILAVDIRGHYDTWNLLTRASNEGRLFTKLNWPKDPEMKALVKRLYSLLTIKDSTAPHVPRNLEARRRLQFFTNSLFMDVPQPKPVHQMLSFSVFTPYCSEVVLYSMAELTKRNEDGISILFYLQKIYPDEWKNFLARIGKDENALEGDLHNERDILELRFWASYRGQTLARTVRGMMYYRKALMLQSYLERKAGKVTDEESTLYVNDPTDAEGFELSPEARAQADLKFTYVVTCQMYGRQKEDQKPEAADIALLMQRNEALRISYIDVVDTLKEGKSHKEYYSKLVKADIDGKDKEIYSIRLPGDPKLGQGKAENLNHAIVFTRGNAVQTIDMNQDNYFEEALKMRNILEEFDRDHGIRPPTILGVREHVFTGSVSSLASFMSSQETSFVTLGQRVLAKPLKIRMHYGHSDVFDRVFHITRGGISKASRVINASEDIFAGFNSILRQGNITHHEYIQVGKGRDVGLNQIALFEGKVAGGNGEQVLSRDVYRLGQLLDFFRMMSFYFTTVGFYFCTMLTVLTLYIFLYGKAYLAFSRVGATIRERAILVNNTALSAALSAQFLFQIGVFTAVPMILGFILEQGFLQAIVSFTAMQFQLCTVFFTFSIGTRAHYFGRTLLHGGASVCQQYKTTGRGFVVKHIKFSENYRLYSRSHFVKGMEVILLLVVYLACGNDEAGSVSYILLTVSSCFLAFSWLFAPYLFNLSGFERQKVVEDFKEWTKWLFHRGGGIGVEGAESWEAWWEDELSHIGTLSGRLVETILSLRFFIFQYGVVYKLNVHGSDTSFAVYGWSWAAFAVILVIFKVFAFIQKISVSFRLVRRFIQGLALLVSLAGIIVAVVLTELSVTDIFACVLAFLPTGWGVLSIACAWKPTIKRIGMWESVRSLARLYDAGMGMLIFLPVALFSLFPFVSTFRHV
- the LOC106389707 gene encoding callose synthase 9-like isoform X2, coding for MSDTTLVKMSQVEALWERLVNAALRRDRTGEAGGGGGGCPGEGRDIDDILRAADELQANDPVIARILCEHAYSLEQKLDPNSESVSVLQFRTGLMSVIKQRDEKREVETINRSQDINRLQGFYQRYREKNNVDTLKEEEKQLCESGAFTDELEQKTVERKRVFANLKVLEHVLEQVSKEIFEELKHANDSDAAMSHEDTVAYNIVPFDAPVTANATTAFCEVQAAVTALKYFPGLPKLPAEFPLPATRNADMLDFLHYIFGFQRDSVSNQREHIILLLSNEQSRLNIPGETEHKLDDAAVSNVFLKSLDNYIKWCDYLCIQPSWRNLEAISGEKKLLYLSLYFLIWGEAANIRFLPECLCYIFHHMVREMDEILRQQVARPAESCRPVDSCGSEDDVSFLDHVISPLYEVVSAEAFNNGNGRVPHSAWRNYDDFNEYFWSLQSFELGWPWRTSSSFFQKPRPRAKFELKPGREKHRGKTSFVEHRTFLHLYHSFHRLWIFLAMTFQALAIVAFNEKSLASRKTLREILSLGPTYVVMKFSKSVLDVFMMYGAYSTTRRLAVYRMFLRLIWFGLASVFISFLYVRALQEDSKPNSDSVVFTLYVIVIAIYGGVQFFFGVLMRIPACHNIANKCDGWTVVRFFKWMWRQERHYVGRGMYEKTSDFIKYLLFWLVVLSAKFSFAYFLQIEPLVSPTRMIVKHGNYNALTVASLWAPVASIYLLDIHIFYTLVSAFLGFFLGVRDRLGKIRSLEEIHKQFKKFPGAFMRALHVPITNRSWDPSHEVVDKKNRVEAAHFAPFWNQIIKCLREEDYITDFEMDLLLMPKNYGSRLVQWPLFLLSSKILLATEIAAESKSQEEIVKRIEKDVYMKYAVEEVYYSLERVLITTLEAEGKIWVDRIFRDIRTSITMRTIHLDFTLKKLSLVITRVTALLGVLKENETPENAAAVTKALQDLYDVMRLDILAVDIRGHYDTWNLLTRASNEGRLFTKLNWPKDPEMKALVKRLYSLLTIKDSTAPHVPRNLEARRRLQFFTNSLFMDVPQPKPVHQMLSFSVFTPYCSEVVLYSMAELTKRNEDGISILFYLQKIYPDEWKNFLARIGKDENALEGDLHNERDILELRFWASYRGQTLARTVRGMMYYRKALMLQSYLERKAGKVTDEESTLYVNDPTDAEGFELSPEARAQADLKFTYVVTCQMYGRQKEDQKPEAADIALLMQRNEALRISYIDVVDTLKEGKSHKEYYSKLVKADIDGKDKEIYSIRLPGDPKLGQGKAENLNHAIVFTRGNAVQTIDMNQDNYFEEALKMRNILEEFDRDHGIRPPTILGVREHVFTGSVSSLASFMSSQETSFVTLGQRVLAKPLKIRMHYGHSDVFDRVFHITRGGISKASRVINASEDIFAGFNSILRQGNITHHEYIQVGKGRDVGLNQIALFEGKVAGGNGEQVLSRDVYRLGQLLDFFRMMSFYFTTVGFYFCTMLTVLTLYIFLYGKAYLAFSRVGATIRERAILVNNTALSAALSAQFLFQIGVFTAVPMILGFILEQGFLQAIVSFTAMQFQLCTVFFTFSIGTRAHYFGRTLLHGGASVCQQYKTTGRGFVVKHIKFSENYRLYSRSHFVKGMEVILLLVVYLACGNDEAGSVSYILLTVSSCFLAFSWLFAPYLFNLSGFERQKVVEDFKEWTKWLFHRGGGIGVEGAESWEAWWEDELSHIGTLSGRLVETILSLRFFIFQYGVVYKLNVHGSDTSFAVYGWSWAAFAVILVIFKVFAFIQKISVSFRLVRRFIQGLALLVSLAGIIVAVVLTELSVTDIFACVLAFLPTGWGVLSIACAWKPTIKRIGMWESVRSLARLYDAGMGMLIFLPVALFSLFPFVSTFRHV